One window of Brevibacillus choshinensis genomic DNA carries:
- a CDS encoding GNAT family N-acetyltransferase — protein sequence MSLALTGERIVLRETVRDELPALLSVYNSNPDYNLLRNGTEEVTLAEVAAEYDSTLSIPTGHWLTLSADGQMIGVMHLVVSNPADQKSWISLLLLHPDFQRKGYGREAVHLAETYCASAGSLHVHHGVIAQNEQALLFWGKLGYEQYRQVHAPAGRLVQPVLLVAKWLTSMQ from the coding sequence ATGAGTCTTGCTTTAACGGGGGAACGGATCGTACTGCGTGAAACGGTGCGTGATGAACTCCCTGCCCTCTTATCCGTTTACAACAGCAATCCTGATTACAACCTTTTGCGAAACGGTACAGAAGAAGTGACTTTGGCAGAAGTGGCAGCGGAATACGACTCCACTCTGAGCATTCCCACCGGTCACTGGCTGACGTTGTCGGCCGACGGTCAGATGATCGGCGTGATGCATCTCGTCGTCTCCAATCCGGCCGATCAGAAAAGCTGGATCAGCCTACTACTACTCCACCCTGACTTCCAACGAAAAGGGTATGGCAGGGAAGCCGTTCACCTAGCTGAAACCTACTGCGCCTCTGCTGGCAGTCTCCACGTACATCACGGTGTGATCGCCCAAAATGAGCAGGCTCTCCTTTTCTGGGGCAAGCTCGGATATGAACAGTATCGTCAGGTGCATGCACCAGCCGGTCGCCTGGTACAGCCTGTTTTACTCGTAGCAAAATGGCTAACCTCAATGCAATGA
- a CDS encoding acyl-CoA thioesterase: MPHQIEFSVRSTDLDFIGHVNNAKYLEYMEWARFDWIWQTGLTLDELQRRAIMPVVVNININYRKELRIREQVIARTSAVKVGEKSFVIKHELFNQSEQLVADADVTMVMIDANSRRSTAIPEELREALFAELPVK; this comes from the coding sequence ATGCCGCATCAAATTGAATTCTCAGTACGTTCCACAGATCTTGACTTCATCGGTCACGTGAACAATGCCAAATACTTGGAGTATATGGAGTGGGCTCGATTTGACTGGATCTGGCAGACGGGGCTGACCCTCGACGAGCTGCAACGCCGTGCCATCATGCCTGTGGTCGTCAATATCAACATCAACTACCGAAAAGAACTACGCATTCGAGAACAGGTCATAGCAAGAACGTCAGCTGTCAAAGTCGGAGAAAAGAGCTTTGTCATCAAGCATGAGCTATTTAATCAATCGGAACAGCTGGTGGCAGACGCTGATGTCACGATGGTCATGATCGATGCCAACTCCCGTCGTTCTACGGCTATTCCCGAGGAGCTACGAGAAGCACTGTTTGCTGAACTGCCCGTCAAATAA
- a CDS encoding ABC transporter ATP-binding protein yields the protein MDILETVQLTKRFGERTVVKGVDLTVQRGEIFGFLGRNGAGKSTFINMLTGILLPSSGTIRMFGGEGSLDDWKRRIGVLPDYSTFYDSLSAAEHLRYFASIKGVRMTDQECARILASVELEEHASRKAKTFSFGMKKKLGIAQALVGDPELLFLDEPTSGVDVESSLHIQELLRSLHQQGKTIFMTSHNLHEVEKICSRIAIMKDGKIGSLGSLGELQAAHQTWRNVSVRHSAFALDSQPTLVAFVQSLGRNVQWEAGRFSLQVDEDQKIASLVRALVQARVDVYGVSVDEPSLEKIFLEEEATV from the coding sequence ATGGACATCTTGGAAACGGTCCAACTGACGAAACGCTTTGGAGAACGGACAGTCGTGAAGGGGGTAGACTTGACCGTACAACGCGGAGAAATCTTTGGCTTTCTGGGGAGAAATGGCGCGGGAAAATCTACGTTTATCAACATGCTGACAGGCATTCTACTGCCTTCCTCCGGGACGATCCGGATGTTTGGAGGAGAAGGAAGTCTGGATGATTGGAAGCGGCGGATCGGCGTGCTGCCTGATTACTCGACCTTTTACGACTCCCTGTCTGCTGCCGAGCATCTCCGTTATTTTGCAAGCATCAAAGGCGTTCGGATGACCGATCAGGAGTGTGCCCGCATTCTTGCCTCCGTAGAGCTGGAAGAACATGCCTCGCGCAAAGCCAAGACGTTTTCCTTTGGTATGAAGAAAAAGCTGGGTATCGCGCAAGCGCTCGTGGGTGACCCGGAGCTGCTGTTTCTCGATGAGCCCACATCCGGCGTGGACGTCGAGTCATCCCTGCATATTCAGGAGCTGCTCCGCTCTTTGCATCAGCAAGGCAAGACGATATTCATGACCTCGCACAACCTGCATGAGGTAGAAAAAATCTGTAGTCGTATTGCGATCATGAAGGACGGAAAAATTGGTTCGCTCGGTAGCTTGGGTGAGCTGCAGGCAGCTCATCAGACTTGGCGAAATGTGAGCGTACGCCATTCTGCTTTCGCTCTGGACAGCCAGCCTACCCTGGTAGCTTTTGTTCAATCGCTCGGACGAAATGTCCAATGGGAAGCTGGTCGCTTCTCTCTTCAAGTAGATGAAGACCAAAAAATCGCCTCCCTCGTACGCGCACTCGTGCAGGCACGGGTGGATGTCTACGGCGTTTCCGTGGATGAGCCTTCGCTGGAGAAAATCTTCCTCGAGGAGGAAGCTACTGTCTAA
- a CDS encoding ABC transporter ATP-binding protein has translation MTTTPKLVIDNVGKVFSTKSGQVVALDQTSFSVAEGEFVTILGPSGCGKSTILRVVAGLEEPSSGHVYLDGKEIKGPGPDRGMVFQSYTLYPWSNVKDNITFGLDLKGVPKKQQEEIANHYLELIGLRGFDKHYPIQLSGGMKQRVAIARALANDPQILLMDEPFGALDAQTRTIMQEILLKVWEESKKTILFITHDVEESIFLGDSIYVMTARPGRLKKNIKVPLPRPRDYQNKNSEEFLALKLELLDLIREESLKAVTP, from the coding sequence ATGACGACAACGCCAAAGCTAGTGATTGATAACGTAGGCAAAGTATTCTCGACCAAGAGTGGACAAGTCGTCGCGCTGGATCAGACTTCGTTCTCCGTAGCCGAAGGAGAGTTCGTAACGATTCTCGGGCCTTCCGGTTGTGGGAAATCCACCATCCTCCGTGTGGTAGCCGGTTTGGAAGAACCATCTTCCGGTCATGTGTACTTGGATGGGAAAGAAATAAAGGGACCGGGTCCAGACCGCGGAATGGTGTTTCAGTCGTATACGCTCTATCCGTGGTCGAATGTAAAAGACAACATCACGTTTGGATTGGATCTCAAAGGGGTTCCCAAGAAGCAACAAGAGGAAATCGCGAATCATTACTTGGAACTGATCGGCTTGAGGGGATTCGACAAACACTATCCCATCCAGCTATCGGGTGGAATGAAGCAACGTGTGGCGATTGCCAGAGCACTTGCCAATGACCCGCAAATCTTGTTGATGGACGAGCCTTTCGGTGCCTTGGATGCGCAGACTCGAACGATCATGCAGGAGATCTTGCTGAAGGTCTGGGAAGAGTCGAAGAAAACCATCCTGTTCATCACCCATGATGTAGAGGAATCCATTTTCCTGGGAGATTCCATCTATGTGATGACAGCAAGACCAGGACGTCTCAAGAAGAATATTAAAGTGCCACTCCCTCGTCCTCGTGATTATCAAAACAAAAACAGCGAAGAGTTTTTGGCTCTGAAGCTGGAGTTGCTTGATTTAATTCGAGAGGAAAGTCTGAAGGCTGTTACTCCTTAA
- a CDS encoding ABC transporter permease gives MWKNVFTPNKDIAKPLYSGAGIATFLLLLLIWSVLSYGGFVNPLFLPAPDKIVKTAFSMFSSGEIWGDIGISFSRVALGFIIAALIGVPLGMLMGSLRIMQGAFEPIIGFIRYMPASAFIPLLILWIGLGEGEKMAVIFLGTFFQLTLMVMDVTKNIQNELIEVSYTLGAKSFQLFKRVILPASLPGIVDTLRITFGWAWTYLVVAELVGASDGLGFMIMQASRFLKPDKIIVGILIIGVLGLIMDLIFKAIYRASFSWMRKEGS, from the coding sequence ATGTGGAAAAATGTCTTTACCCCGAATAAGGATATCGCCAAACCTCTCTACTCGGGGGCTGGAATTGCTACCTTTCTTCTTCTGCTTCTTATCTGGTCTGTACTCAGCTACGGAGGATTCGTCAATCCGCTGTTCCTCCCTGCTCCTGACAAGATCGTCAAAACAGCCTTCTCTATGTTTTCCAGTGGAGAGATCTGGGGCGATATCGGCATCAGTTTTTCACGGGTAGCTCTCGGATTTATCATTGCGGCTCTCATCGGTGTACCGCTGGGCATGCTGATGGGTAGCTTACGCATTATGCAGGGAGCATTTGAACCGATCATCGGCTTCATTCGCTATATGCCTGCCTCGGCCTTTATCCCTTTGTTAATCTTGTGGATCGGCCTCGGTGAAGGGGAAAAAATGGCTGTCATCTTCTTGGGCACCTTTTTCCAGCTGACACTCATGGTGATGGACGTGACGAAGAACATTCAGAATGAACTGATTGAGGTCTCCTATACACTGGGTGCGAAAAGCTTTCAGCTCTTTAAACGAGTCATCCTCCCCGCTTCCTTGCCAGGGATTGTCGATACGCTCCGTATCACGTTTGGCTGGGCCTGGACGTATCTGGTTGTCGCTGAGCTGGTCGGTGCATCGGATGGTCTCGGATTTATGATCATGCAGGCTTCCCGCTTTTTGAAGCCGGACAAAATTATCGTCGGGATCTTGATCATCGGGGTACTGGGATTGATCATGGACTTGATTTTTAAAGCGATCTATCGCGCATCCTTCTCCTGGATGAGAAAGGAAGGATCTTAA
- a CDS encoding iron-containing alcohol dehydrogenase family protein produces MFTIPGPGKYVREVELVNEIGAYIRGFGNSALLIGGKTALSVVESTITASLEKEGIDHLGFVWYGGECSWSKVEELLAIVQEKKPEVLVAVGGGKAIDTVKAVAFAANLPLLAVPTIAATCAPATPIAIMYDDEGTFIEISHRSKAPNVVLVDTKVISAAPYRFLAAGIGDTLAKWFESSVSVQKSQPTALNQSAVRLAEGLYQLLLEKGPSAIETIKQGKVDQSVNDVIDSIILISGSVSGYGGDDCRTAAAHAIYSGLTIFPEVHDTYHGEIVAFGILSQLVLEGKSEETIRELISYYQKVELPYTLADMAITELSQEDWDRLGVVTVGIEDMDNMPFAVTPDMVVKAIQGADQIGRKVNQQ; encoded by the coding sequence ATGTTTACTATTCCAGGCCCTGGAAAATACGTTCGAGAAGTAGAGCTAGTAAATGAGATTGGTGCCTATATTCGTGGATTCGGAAACAGTGCACTCTTGATCGGCGGGAAAACGGCATTGTCGGTCGTAGAATCTACCATCACAGCTAGCTTGGAAAAAGAAGGAATTGATCATCTAGGATTCGTTTGGTACGGCGGTGAATGCTCGTGGTCGAAAGTAGAAGAGCTCCTAGCGATTGTCCAGGAGAAAAAGCCCGAGGTACTGGTAGCTGTCGGGGGCGGCAAGGCCATTGATACAGTGAAAGCAGTCGCTTTTGCTGCCAATCTGCCATTGCTCGCAGTACCTACGATCGCAGCTACATGTGCACCAGCTACTCCGATCGCTATCATGTATGACGATGAAGGAACATTCATAGAAATTAGCCATCGCTCCAAGGCGCCCAATGTTGTGCTCGTAGACACCAAAGTGATCAGCGCAGCGCCCTACCGCTTCCTCGCAGCAGGGATCGGCGACACATTGGCCAAATGGTTCGAATCTTCCGTATCTGTACAAAAAAGCCAACCGACTGCGCTCAACCAAAGTGCAGTACGCCTGGCAGAAGGCCTCTACCAACTGCTCCTGGAAAAAGGTCCATCTGCGATAGAGACGATCAAACAAGGAAAAGTCGATCAGTCCGTGAATGATGTCATCGACAGCATTATCCTGATCAGTGGTAGCGTAAGCGGCTATGGCGGTGACGATTGCCGAACGGCTGCAGCGCACGCGATTTATTCCGGTTTGACCATCTTCCCCGAAGTACACGATACCTATCACGGTGAGATCGTTGCTTTCGGGATTCTTTCCCAGCTCGTCCTGGAAGGCAAAAGCGAAGAAACCATTCGCGAGCTGATTTCCTACTATCAAAAGGTAGAGCTGCCTTACACACTCGCAGATATGGCGATCACGGAGCTGTCACAGGAAGATTGGGATCGCTTGGGAGTCGTGACGGTCGGTATCGAAGACATGGACAACATGCCTTTTGCGGTAACCCCTGACATGGTCGTAAAAGCGATCCAGGGAGCCGATCAAATCGGAAGGAAGGTTAACCAGCAATGA
- a CDS encoding DinB family protein, whose translation MFEHTLLPALQTARSRYTDVLANLDEKELVWKLAPGSNSVGFLIRHIAEVEYRFCLMFFQRPIPEGVELATIGKVKDEGIYTDLSSLHSFREASFAYLLESLAALPEEAWDIPCEAPIATITPRQALGRLIYHNGYHAGQIGLIRKYGGNE comes from the coding sequence ATGTTTGAGCATACACTGCTCCCTGCACTGCAAACAGCTCGCTCTCGTTATACAGACGTGCTGGCAAATCTAGACGAAAAGGAGCTTGTCTGGAAATTGGCCCCTGGCTCCAACTCGGTCGGCTTCTTGATCCGTCACATTGCCGAGGTCGAGTATCGCTTCTGTTTGATGTTTTTTCAGCGTCCGATACCAGAGGGCGTGGAGCTTGCCACAATCGGAAAAGTCAAAGACGAAGGAATCTACACAGATCTGTCTTCTCTCCATTCTTTCCGTGAAGCTTCGTTTGCTTATTTGCTCGAATCACTCGCTGCTTTGCCTGAAGAGGCATGGGACATCCCCTGTGAGGCGCCTATTGCGACCATCACTCCTCGTCAGGCGCTCGGACGTCTGATCTATCACAACGGATATCACGCAGGTCAAATTGGTCTGATTCGCAAATACGGAGGAAATGAATGA
- the hisC gene encoding histidinol-phosphate transaminase, protein MKLTQMVRHVYPNLMPYTCSLADLPVEEMKQVLGKEQVYKLSFNENPLGPSPKAIEAMQQSLLQLNLYPSSNGEAVLNKIAEKEGVQPHNVILSNGADEMIILVAQTFLEPEDEAIIPEICFVQYLASTHLMGAKPVFSPMKEDLGIDLEGVLQKISEKTKVIFLCNPNNPTGTVIPSDELKAFIERVPENVLVVIDEAYHEFAEGDGYASSVEFVKDFANVFVIRTFSKIYSMAAARIGYGIGQAELVDAVNHVRPPFNVNSIAQAGALASLDDSEHVAESRRNNQIGKQLLCKTFEELGLSYLKSQANFVCVDTGRDGKEVFDRLAERGFIVRTLAGYGLTSSLRVSIGRQEEMEAFVAAFKEVIQN, encoded by the coding sequence ATGAAACTTACGCAAATGGTCCGCCATGTATACCCCAACCTGATGCCGTATACGTGCTCACTTGCCGATCTACCTGTAGAAGAAATGAAACAGGTGCTGGGTAAAGAGCAGGTGTACAAGCTGTCCTTTAACGAAAATCCGTTGGGCCCTTCACCGAAAGCCATTGAGGCGATGCAGCAATCTCTTTTGCAATTGAATCTGTACCCGAGCTCCAACGGGGAAGCTGTCTTGAACAAGATCGCGGAAAAAGAAGGCGTACAGCCACATAACGTCATCTTGTCCAATGGCGCGGATGAGATGATCATTCTCGTCGCTCAAACGTTCCTGGAGCCTGAGGACGAGGCGATTATTCCAGAAATTTGTTTCGTTCAGTATCTGGCTTCTACTCACCTGATGGGTGCCAAACCCGTCTTCTCTCCAATGAAAGAAGATCTCGGCATTGATCTGGAAGGTGTTCTGCAAAAGATTTCAGAGAAAACAAAGGTCATCTTCCTCTGCAATCCGAACAATCCGACTGGTACCGTCATTCCGTCCGATGAGCTGAAAGCTTTTATTGAGAGAGTTCCGGAAAACGTACTCGTCGTCATCGACGAAGCCTACCACGAATTCGCGGAAGGTGATGGCTATGCCTCTTCTGTCGAGTTCGTCAAGGACTTTGCCAATGTGTTCGTCATCCGTACGTTCTCGAAAATCTATTCGATGGCTGCTGCAAGGATTGGTTACGGAATTGGACAGGCTGAGCTGGTCGATGCGGTCAACCACGTCAGACCTCCGTTTAACGTAAACAGCATCGCTCAAGCAGGAGCGTTGGCTAGCCTCGATGATTCCGAGCACGTAGCCGAATCAAGACGGAACAACCAAATCGGCAAACAGCTTCTGTGCAAGACGTTTGAAGAACTGGGACTCTCCTACCTCAAGAGCCAGGCAAACTTTGTCTGTGTGGATACAGGCAGAGATGGCAAGGAAGTATTTGATCGTCTGGCTGAGCGCGGTTTTATCGTGCGTACGCTAGCGGGATATGGTCTCACAAGCTCTCTTCGCGTATCGATTGGTCGCCAAGAGGAGATGGAAGCTTTCGTTGCGGCATTTAAAGAAGTCATACAAAACTAA
- a CDS encoding HAD family hydrolase, with amino-acid sequence MSVFTTILFDLDDTLFDFSACWEKGMQHTVATHPLTADLDGAALLAALRRHGDDLWVDVIAKRYDFTQYRQLRLQRSMADFNRQVSVEEVNGFQQAYAAVCMDAVTPDPAVQELIAELASRYTLGIVTNGPVDMAFIKLSRLGLSDYFPKERVFLSELIGYHKPDPRIYATVLEELGVEASQVLFVGDTWEADVSGAMDAGLSAVWINPKGKKPETSHEPLATIERLEQLRAFV; translated from the coding sequence ATGTCTGTTTTTACAACGATCTTATTTGATCTAGATGATACTTTGTTCGATTTTTCAGCTTGTTGGGAAAAGGGAATGCAGCATACAGTGGCGACGCATCCTTTGACCGCTGATCTGGATGGTGCAGCTTTACTTGCGGCATTACGCCGCCACGGTGATGATTTGTGGGTCGATGTGATCGCCAAGCGATACGACTTTACACAATACCGTCAATTGCGGCTGCAACGGTCGATGGCAGATTTCAATCGCCAAGTCAGTGTCGAGGAAGTCAATGGCTTTCAGCAAGCATACGCTGCTGTCTGTATGGATGCTGTCACCCCTGATCCGGCTGTACAAGAACTAATCGCCGAATTAGCCAGCCGTTACACGTTGGGCATCGTCACCAACGGTCCGGTCGATATGGCTTTTATCAAGCTGAGTCGTCTGGGATTGTCTGATTACTTTCCGAAAGAGCGCGTTTTTCTCTCTGAGCTGATCGGTTATCACAAGCCAGACCCGCGCATCTATGCGACTGTTTTGGAGGAGCTGGGTGTGGAGGCTTCGCAAGTACTGTTCGTGGGAGATACGTGGGAGGCGGATGTCTCCGGAGCGATGGATGCCGGACTCTCCGCGGTCTGGATCAATCCGAAAGGCAAAAAGCCCGAGACGAGCCACGAGCCTCTGGCAACGATAGAGCGATTGGAACAGTTACGGGCATTTGTATAA
- a CDS encoding ABC transporter permease — translation MWAICQHEFFRLFKSMKSLITVAFIVGVSYWVSDLVNQAASFLPTNELAKGHALGVFALVMLFGPLFVFSLSHDVLNRELAGRTIRFLVTRTSRQKIIVGKFLGVLLFWLACMVVTFGVVLATVHTFDAKTFYQCVTLLVYCISLALLLSLAVPRPSYTMFLGIVVAMALPGVGLWSLFSSHPAAQWIVYLTPFKFIEKGVAWTGFIWLYAALFLTASIFLFRRRDC, via the coding sequence ATGTGGGCCATTTGCCAACACGAATTTTTCCGTTTGTTTAAAAGTATGAAATCGTTAATTACCGTCGCCTTTATTGTCGGCGTATCGTATTGGGTGTCTGATCTGGTGAACCAAGCTGCCAGCTTTTTGCCAACGAACGAACTCGCCAAAGGACATGCCCTGGGAGTCTTTGCCCTGGTTATGCTATTTGGACCTCTGTTTGTCTTTAGCCTTTCCCACGATGTACTGAACCGGGAGCTGGCAGGTCGGACGATTCGCTTTCTCGTCACGCGAACTTCGCGACAAAAGATTATCGTTGGCAAGTTTCTCGGCGTACTTCTCTTTTGGCTGGCGTGCATGGTGGTCACCTTTGGTGTCGTTCTGGCGACTGTGCATACGTTTGACGCCAAAACCTTTTACCAATGCGTGACGCTGCTCGTGTACTGCATTTCTCTGGCTCTCTTGCTCTCGCTCGCTGTGCCCCGACCTAGCTACACCATGTTTTTGGGGATCGTCGTAGCGATGGCTTTGCCCGGAGTAGGATTGTGGAGTCTTTTCTCCAGCCATCCTGCTGCGCAATGGATTGTTTATTTGACCCCGTTCAAATTCATCGAGAAAGGGGTAGCATGGACAGGCTTTATCTGGCTCTATGCCGCTCTGTTCCTGACTGCCTCCATCTTTCTATTCCGTAGGAGGGATTGCTGA
- a CDS encoding substrate-binding domain-containing protein, with product MSKASQANGKVLLSTKDLSGIIVDTVGFKKDVIEQRPDDIKAFVAAMSDAMDYWKQNTDESNQIMAKGLKIDLAEFTGTVPGLKFLYKEDNKKLFGDGKGDIYVSTKNAIDFYMEQKLIDNAPKPEDVLNSTFVGGL from the coding sequence TTGAGCAAAGCTTCCCAAGCAAACGGTAAGGTTCTCCTTTCTACCAAAGATTTGTCCGGTATCATCGTTGATACTGTCGGCTTCAAAAAAGACGTGATCGAACAACGTCCAGACGATATCAAAGCATTCGTAGCAGCGATGTCAGATGCTATGGATTACTGGAAGCAAAATACAGACGAGTCCAATCAAATCATGGCAAAAGGTCTGAAAATCGACCTAGCTGAATTTACCGGCACTGTACCAGGACTGAAATTCCTGTACAAAGAAGACAACAAGAAACTGTTTGGCGATGGAAAAGGCGATATTTACGTCTCCACCAAAAATGCCATCGACTTCTACATGGAACAAAAATTAATCGATAACGCTCCTAAGCCAGAAGACGTATTGAACTCGACATTTGTTGGAGGACTATAA
- a CDS encoding ABC transporter substrate-binding protein, with protein sequence MKKFLFLLLSVMVALTAVGCGSSNQANQAKPAEGSNAAASKTPLKVTLPTWTGYGPLFLAKEKGLFEKHGVDVELSIIEGLAERKQALAGGQVDGMATALDVQVTLAAAGVPMQVVWLLDDSFGGDGIIAKNEIATVADLKGKKVAFEQGSTSHMLILTALKQANLTDKDVEMVQMSAGDAGAAFVAGKVDAAVTWEP encoded by the coding sequence TTGAAAAAGTTTCTGTTTTTGCTGTTGTCGGTAATGGTTGCCCTCACTGCAGTCGGTTGTGGCTCTTCCAACCAAGCAAACCAAGCGAAGCCTGCTGAAGGTAGCAATGCTGCTGCCTCCAAAACACCGTTGAAAGTAACACTGCCTACATGGACAGGCTATGGCCCATTGTTCCTGGCGAAAGAAAAAGGATTGTTTGAAAAGCATGGCGTAGATGTGGAGCTGTCCATCATTGAAGGCCTGGCAGAGCGCAAACAAGCTCTAGCTGGTGGACAAGTAGACGGTATGGCAACTGCACTCGACGTGCAAGTAACACTGGCTGCTGCTGGCGTACCTATGCAAGTGGTTTGGCTGCTCGATGACTCTTTCGGTGGCGATGGGATCATTGCCAAGAACGAAATCGCAACTGTTGCTGATTTGAAAGGCAAAAAAGTAGCGTTTGAACAAGGCTCCACTAGCCACATGCTGATTCTCACTGCTTTAAAACAAGCGAATTTAACTGACAAAGACGTAGAAATGGTACAAATGTCTGCAGGTGATGCCGGCGCCGCTTTCGTGGCTGGTAAAGTAGATGCAGCTGTAACGTGGGAGCCATGA
- a CDS encoding DMT family transporter, translated as MNQLQWKQQLFGALCLTLAAAIWGGVYVVSKVVLDVIPPFTLLILRFAIALVVLGAFVVARREYIAKKDYPMIMLIAFVGVTISIAAQFLGTKLSTAHMGALITSASPAFIAIFAVWLLKESINWKQLAGILLATVGVLIVIGVPDQADAESSLTGNLILLVAAVSWGLYTVLSKKATQTYSSLAVTTYVALFGLIFTSPIMVWELSATPISWQFGWEIWAGVLYIGIISTAGAFYLWNKGFELMHAGSGAGFFFVQPIVGACLGWLLLHEHLGVSFFAGAIFIFLGVALSNLRKSKTAEQEREA; from the coding sequence ATGAATCAATTACAATGGAAACAACAGTTATTTGGAGCACTATGCCTGACGTTGGCTGCAGCCATCTGGGGCGGCGTCTACGTCGTGAGCAAGGTCGTTCTCGACGTCATTCCGCCGTTTACGTTACTAATTTTGCGCTTTGCGATTGCATTGGTAGTATTGGGTGCCTTTGTTGTTGCGAGAAGAGAATACATCGCCAAAAAAGATTACCCGATGATCATGCTCATCGCCTTTGTGGGGGTCACTATCTCGATTGCCGCCCAGTTTCTCGGAACCAAGCTGTCTACCGCTCATATGGGAGCCCTGATCACTTCAGCGTCTCCTGCCTTTATCGCCATCTTTGCCGTTTGGCTACTAAAGGAGAGCATCAACTGGAAGCAGCTTGCGGGAATCCTGCTCGCTACAGTCGGTGTCCTCATCGTCATCGGCGTGCCTGATCAGGCAGATGCCGAGTCGTCACTGACAGGCAACCTGATCCTGCTCGTCGCCGCCGTCAGCTGGGGACTGTATACCGTTCTCAGCAAGAAAGCGACACAGACCTATTCATCGCTCGCCGTTACCACATACGTAGCCTTGTTCGGCTTGATTTTCACCAGCCCCATCATGGTGTGGGAATTATCAGCCACTCCCATATCCTGGCAGTTTGGCTGGGAAATTTGGGCGGGCGTCCTGTATATCGGGATCATTTCGACGGCGGGTGCGTTCTACTTGTGGAACAAAGGCTTTGAGCTAATGCATGCGGGCAGCGGTGCAGGCTTCTTCTTTGTGCAGCCGATTGTCGGCGCATGTTTGGGCTGGCTGCTTCTACATGAGCATCTGGGAGTAAGCTTTTTTGCTGGAGCGATCTTTATCTTTCTGGGTGTGGCCCTCTCCAATCTGCGAAAGTCCAAGACTGCCGAGCAGGAGCGCGAAGCCTAA